TTCGTAATTAAATTCTCAATTTCCTCCGGTCCTGCGCCGGAATATCCTGTTTGAACCATAACATACGGCAGTTCCATCTGCGGAAGCAAATCTATCTGCAATTTACTTAATGACACCACTCCCAAAACAATGACAATTAATATCATCATTGTAATTGTAACGGGTTTTTTAACCGAAAATCTTGAAAGCATTACTATTCACCCCTTACAACCTTTATATTGCTGCCGTCGCTTACATAATCCTGGCCCTTTACGATTACTTGATCTCCTTCATTTAAACCGGATATAATCTCTGTATAAACTCCAGTGTCAAGTCCGGTTGTAACTTCTCTCTCAACCGCAGCTTCATCTTCAGCTACAAACACGTATTTTTTGTCTCCATTTTCCTTTACAGCTTCCGTCTTAACTGCAAGTGCGTTTTCTATTCTGTCTGTGTCTAAGTAGACCTTGGCAAACATCCCTGGCTTAATCATACCGTTATTGTCAAGAATTATATCAACATTATACAAGTTTGTCATTAAATCAGCAGATGAACTTACACTGTTTATGACGGATTCCTGTTTAAACTCGGCAGCTTTTATTTCCACAGTTGCTGCATCACCTTTTTTTATCTTGTTTATCATATTGCCCGGAACACCAAACTCAATTGTTATGCTGTCGGAATCAACAATTGTTATAGGTGGATTGGCTGATGTTGCATATTCGCCTTCTACAATGCTAATATTAGAAATAACTCCTGAAATCGGAGCTTTTACTTCCGCATTTTCAAGCATGGATGCTGCATTTTCATATGCTACTCTTGCCTGCTCCGCTCCCATCCTCGCCGCTTCCAGCGATTCGTCCGATGCCGCCAGCTTTGCCTGTTCATACTGTGTCTCGGTTACTGCGCCTTCTTCGTACAGCTTCTTCATCTTCTCAAAGGAATCCTTTGCCGTCTGAATTTGAGCGGCGCTTACATCATACCCCGCCTTTGCGGCTTCATATGCGGTATATGCCTGATTTACCTGCTTGTTAATATCATCTTTATCCATAACGAATAGAACCTGATTCTTTTGAACTTTGTCTCCTACGCTGACATTTATTTTTTCAACTTTTCCCGCTGTAAGAGGAACTACGTAGACATCTTTGTCCGCATATGCTTTAGCTGTCATGATATTTTCTATGTATAGTTCCATCGGCTTTAATGTTTCAACTTCTACTGCCGTATAAGATACTTCTTCCGTTGCAGACTCGCTGCCTGTGCCGCTGCATCCTGCTAAAACGAATGCAGTAATTAATAATAATGTCAATAATTTCTTCAAGTTTTCCTCCCTCAATTTCCGACCGACCGGTCAGTTCTATAAAAATTATAGCACTGCTTTATTATAAAGTCAATTAATTATATTTCTCTTAAATTATAATTATGTTTTGATTAAATAAGGTCATAATCATGTAAAAAATAAGAGATTTTAGACTAAGCCATTAAATTGACTAACCCACAATCTCTTAATTTATTTATTGCATTGAACAATGTATCTTTAGCGTTAATCGGTAACTTTTCTTCTTCTGCTGCCGGAATGTGTTGGTGCCTTTGTATGGCTTGAAACAATTGCTTCTTCCATTGACTCTAAAGTGTTAATATCTTCCGGTGTAAGTTTTTCGTACATGCTTTGTCTGTAGGCTTTAACTTCATCAGCTTTTTTTACTTTTCTATTAGCCGGACTAACATCAAGCCAAGAAATTTTTTTATTTTTGTGATATAAGTCAAAATCTACCAGCCTTTTGCCATCAATTGTATATTCCAATGCCGCCAAAATTCGTTTAACCTCCTGGGGCGTAAAAAATGTAAATAATCTAACCTGGTAGGTCATCACTGAATATAGAAGCACTGCATAATCCTTAGTCCAGCTTTCTCCTAAAACCATTCCCATTTCCAGCTTTGACAGTATGAACATAAGCCTGTCATAGTGCTTCTGATACTCGCCCATAGAATCATATATGTTAATTCTAAGCTCATACCACTGGCTGTCTTTTAAGCTTTGGGTCATAAGTCTCAATCCCTCTAATCGCAATTTTCCACGAACCTCTATGGATGGGCGTGGGACTAATATCTTTGTATCCAAAATATCTGATGAAACCAATGGACCGTTAATTGACTTTTTGGTAAAGGCCAGAATAGTATCATCCTTTTCTCCCATTCCAATGCCCTCTATCCAATCAACTTCTTTGCCGTCAAATAGATCCTTAACCCTATCTATTAGCTTGCTTTCATCACCTGCTATACGCATAATCATTGATGTTGGACCCATGTCAATTTTTTGCAAAAGATTATATCCGCGACTATTAATAATTGTAGATAGTATCACTGAAGCAACATCATTAATGAGCACAATTTTTCTTGCATCCTCTATGTAGGTCTTTTCATAATTAATGCCTGTTATAAAACAAAGAGTGCTATTCTCTGATGCCCTGCCCATGCCCTGCTGGAAGCCTATAACTTCTCCATTAAGGCTTTTCTCTAAAAACTTTGTGGTTCCTTCAATATCTTCAGTTCTAATAAATAAATATCGTGGTCCCATCCTAAATAACAGCATAGTACATGCCCCCTTTCACTTATAAGCCGATTCTTTTTAATACAACGCCTCTTGACTCATTTGTCCCCACAGGATACTCTAAATGGAATACATTTTTATTTGATAAATCAATTATATTTATATTCAACACCCCATTTAAACAGACCGTTTTATTTTTCTTGTAATGTCCGGGTTCAATAGTATGTCCATAAAGATTAAAATCTGCCTCATAAAAATATTCCTTGTAGTAGTGTCCCACTGTAATTTTACAATCCTCTATTGTCAGCAAACCATCCTCAAGAATTGTTCCTCTCTTAGTCAGTTGGCTTACAGTTTCATAATCATCGTGGTTACCCAACACATAGTAGATTTTTGAAAATTCATTCTTCTCTAAACCTTCTATGAGCTTTGTAACACCTCTAGAGTAGCAATCAATTTTATTTTTATAAATTCCCAACTTAATATTATCCGCCATATCTCCTGTATGTATAACGTATTGAGGCTTTATGATATTAATTATTCTAAAAATATAATCGTAGATATCTACAGGAGTATCACTTATATGAAGCAGTATAGGCCCTTTTAATTCTTTTAAAATCTCCTCGGATATATAAGGAAAATTAAACAGTGATAGAAATTCTCTGTATATATCCTTTAAGCTTTTCATTATAGTTATCTACCTCCCAAGTTAAAATACAGAAAAATATAACTTTGTCTCAGTATTAGTTAAATCACATTTTTTTCATTATATCATAATATTTACTTTTTAAATATTAAAATCAAATAAAAAAACAGATCTTTGCGACCGTTCTTTAAGTCGTTATGATCTGTTTTTATATGTTCTTTTGCTACATCCCTATTAGTGGCTAGTTGGCCTGTATTGCCGGATTTCTATTTTAATATGCTCTGGCAACGTAAATCATATGCTTTGCCTCTTTGCCGCAAATGTGGCATTTGCACCCTAAATTCTCCTGCTCAAACGGGATGCATCTGATCGAAGCGCCTGTTTCATCTTTTAATTTGTCTTCGCACTCTCTGTCTCCGCACCACATCATTTTTGCAAATCCCGGGCGGTTTGGAAGATCTTTTTTATACTGTTCGTAGTCATCAACTACATAAGTATGTGTCTCTCTGTGAGTCTTAGCTTTTTCAAACATATCTACCTGCATTGAATCAAGCATTGATGAAATAGTTTCCTCAATATTGTCAAGCGACAATGTTTCTTTTTCAAGCTTATCTCTTCTCACAGCAACTGCCTGATTGTTTTCTATATCTCTCGGACCTATTTCTATACGAATTGGATATCCCTTCATTTCATACTGATTAAATTTCCATCCTGTTGAGTTTTCCTTGTTGTCATCAAGCTCGACTCTTATTCCGGCAGCCTTTAAAGAATCATACAGATTGTTTGCTTTTTCCATAACTCCTTCTTTGTTCATTGCAATAGGAATGATTACAACTTGAGTCGGAGCCATCTTCGGAGGAAGCACAAGCCCTCTGTTGTCAGAGTGAACCATTATAAGTCCTCCTATAAGCCTTGTTGATATTCCCCATGATGTATGATACGGATGCTCTTCCTGTCCGTTTCTTCCCTGGAATTTAATATCAAATGCTTTTGTAAAATGCTGCCCCAGGTTGTGAGAAGTTCCTGCCTGCAGAGCCTGACCGTCATGCATCAATGCTTCCATGGTATAGGTAGCATGTGCACCTGCAAATTTTTCTTTCTCGCTTTTTTGTCCTGTAATTACAGGTATAGCCATTAGATCTTCCGCCACCTGTCTGTAAATATCAAGCATCTGAAGAGTTTCAGCCTGAGCCTCTTCATTTGTCTCATGAAGTGTATGTCCTTCCTGCCATAAAAATTCCGAAGTTCTTAAGAATGGTCTTGTGGCTTTTTCCCATCTTACAACACTGCACCACTGATTATAAAGGTAAGGTAAATCCCTGTATGAATTCAACCATTTTGCGTACATATGACATATGATTGTCTCTGATGTTGGTCTGATAACCAATCTCTCTCCCAGCTTCTGGCTTCCTCCGTGAGTAACCCATGCCACCTCAGGAGCAAAGCCCTCAACATGCTCTTTTTCCTTTGTCAATAAGCTTTCAGGAATCAACAGAGGAAAATACATATTTTTATGACCTGTTGCCTTAAATTTTTCGTCGGCAAATTCCTGTATTCTTTCCCACAAAGCATATCCGTAAGGCCTTATTACCATGAACCCTTTAACTGGTGAATAATCCACTAATTCATTTTTTAGTATAACATCTGTGTACCATCTGCTGAAGTCTTCTTCCATTGGTGTTATTTCTTTTACAAAATCTTTTTCTTTTTTAGCCATAATTTCTCCTTTCACATTGCAGTCTCGCATTAAAATATAATTACTATAGTTCCCGTAAATCAGAAACTTATTGAAGTAACCCTACTCAGTTATCCATAATAAAAATGGATTTAGGGTATAAAAAAAATTAACCGCCTCTAAATCAAGAGGCGGATTTCCGCGGTACCACTCTAATTGCTGCAATTATTTGCAGCATCTCATTCAAATAAGGGGATTTCCCTTTGGGTTGTTACTCCCAAATACTCCGAGACGGGTTCGATATACAGAGGGCCAAAAACCTTTCACCAATCAGTTTTCTCTCTATTGCCATGTAAGTTCTACTGCTTCTCTTCATCGTAAATATTTATTTATAACTCATATTATAGAAAAAGTTTAGTTTTGTCAATCATTTTTGATATTTTTCTTATATTTATATGGGTATAATATTTTTTAGGTGCTTGAAAATGTTTCCAACTATTATTATAATAAGTAAAAGCATAACAATAATATAATTAGGAGGAAAGTAAGTATGAAAAAAGAGTAACAAGTTTAGTCTTAGTAGCATTATTAATACTAAGCAGCTTCAGCTTTGCATTTGCAGACGAAACAGGAATTACTGCTATTACTATTATCCACACTAATGACATTCACGGAAGGATTGAAGAAGACAGTTATAATAATGTAATGGGCCTTGCTAAAATAGCTGCATTGATTAAAGAGGCCAAAGAAGCAAATCCTAACACTCTTGTGCTAGATGCCGGTGATGTTCTCCACGGAATGCCCATAGTTAATATAAGCAAGGGTGAAAATGCCTTAAATGTTTTAGAAGCCGCAGGGTATGATTATATGACTATCGGCAATCACGATTTTAACTATGGAAAAGAAAGATTGTTTGAACTTAGAGATATGTCCGGAATCGGCATGCTGTGTGCCAATGTTTTAGATGAAGAAGGAAAACCAGTTTTCACTCCATACACCATTGAAGAAATGGACGGAGTAAAAATAGGAATATTTGGATTAGCCACTCCGGAAACCATGTATAAAACCAGCCCGTTAAACGTTGAGGGTTTGACATTTGCTGATCCAGTTGAAATTTCAAAAGAAATGGTTGAAGAATTAAAGGATCAGACTGATGTAATAATAGCTCTTGCACACATAGGTCTTGATGAAAGTTCTGTTATTACTTCCAAGGCAATAGCCCAAGAAGTAGATGGAATTGATGTAATAATAGACGGACACAGCCACACTCTTTTAGAGGAAGGCATGATTGTAAACAATACACTGATTGCACAGTCCGGAAATTATGATAAGAATCTTGGCTATGTTGATATAAGTGTTCAGGACGGCGAAGTTATAGAAAAAACAGCTCGCCTTGTTTCGGCTGAAGCTGCTGCAAACACTGAAGCTGATCCTGAGTTAGCAGCTATTATTGAAGAAATAAATTCCAAAAATAAGGAAACATTTGATCAGGTTGTTGCAAAAACAGATGTATATCTTGACGGTATAAGAGAGCATGTAAGAGCTCAAGAGACAAACCTTGGTAATTTATCCGCTGATGCCGTAAGAGCAGAGTCCGGTGCAGATGTGGCATTCGTTAACGGCGGAGGAATAAGAGTAGACATTCAACCAGGCGACATTACCCTGGGAAGAATAGCAGAACTATTCCCGTTTGGAAATATAGTACAAATTAAGAAAATAACCGGTGAAGATTTATTGGCAATGCTGGAACATTCAGTAAGTGGTTATCCGTCTCCGCAGGGAGCATTCCTTCATGTCAGCGGATTGACGTTTGAGTTTGATCCCGAACAGCCTGCAGGTCTGAGAGTTATAGATGTAAAAATCGGTGACAGCCCTCTTGATTTAACAGCAGAATATACTGTTGCTATAAATGATTTTATATCAGTGGGTGGAGACGGTTATGAAATGCTGTCAAAATATGACGTGGAAGCTGAATTTGGTACATATGAAGAAATTTTTGCAAATTATCTGAACACTAACGGAACTGCCGGAAGCGAAGTTTCAGGAAGAATAACTGTTAAAGAAACTGTTGCTGAAGAACCTGCTCCTGTTGAACCCGTTGAGCCCGAAGAACCGGAGTCCGTTCCCGAACCGGAGCCTGCTCCCGTTGAAACAGTTCCGGAACCTGCAGCTGAAGTAACATACATAGTTGTTTCAGGAGACGTTTTATGGAAAATAGCCGAAAAATACGACACTACATGGGAAATATTGACTGAATACAACAACTTAGCTAATCCTCACCTGATTTTCCC
Above is a window of Sedimentibacter sp. MB35-C1 DNA encoding:
- a CDS encoding 5'-nucleotidase C-terminal domain-containing protein; its protein translation is MLSSFSFAFADETGITAITIIHTNDIHGRIEEDSYNNVMGLAKIAALIKEAKEANPNTLVLDAGDVLHGMPIVNISKGENALNVLEAAGYDYMTIGNHDFNYGKERLFELRDMSGIGMLCANVLDEEGKPVFTPYTIEEMDGVKIGIFGLATPETMYKTSPLNVEGLTFADPVEISKEMVEELKDQTDVIIALAHIGLDESSVITSKAIAQEVDGIDVIIDGHSHTLLEEGMIVNNTLIAQSGNYDKNLGYVDISVQDGEVIEKTARLVSAEAAANTEADPELAAIIEEINSKNKETFDQVVAKTDVYLDGIREHVRAQETNLGNLSADAVRAESGADVAFVNGGGIRVDIQPGDITLGRIAELFPFGNIVQIKKITGEDLLAMLEHSVSGYPSPQGAFLHVSGLTFEFDPEQPAGLRVIDVKIGDSPLDLTAEYTVAINDFISVGGDGYEMLSKYDVEAEFGTYEEIFANYLNTNGTAGSEVSGRITVKETVAEEPAPVEPVEPEEPESVPEPEPAPVETVPEPAAEVTYIVVSGDVLWKIAEKYDTTWEILTEYNNLANPHLIFPDQAIKIPVK
- a CDS encoding efflux RND transporter periplasmic adaptor subunit, whose amino-acid sequence is MKKLLTLLLITAFVLAGCSGTGSESATEEVSYTAVEVETLKPMELYIENIMTAKAYADKDVYVVPLTAGKVEKINVSVGDKVQKNQVLFVMDKDDINKQVNQAYTAYEAAKAGYDVSAAQIQTAKDSFEKMKKLYEEGAVTETQYEQAKLAASDESLEAARMGAEQARVAYENAASMLENAEVKAPISGVISNISIVEGEYATSANPPITIVDSDSITIEFGVPGNMINKIKKGDAATVEIKAAEFKQESVINSVSSSADLMTNLYNVDIILDNNGMIKPGMFAKVYLDTDRIENALAVKTEAVKENGDKKYVFVAEDEAAVEREVTTGLDTGVYTEIISGLNEGDQVIVKGQDYVSDGSNIKVVRGE
- a CDS encoding metallophosphoesterase yields the protein MKSLKDIYREFLSLFNFPYISEEILKELKGPILLHISDTPVDIYDYIFRIINIIKPQYVIHTGDMADNIKLGIYKNKIDCYSRGVTKLIEGLEKNEFSKIYYVLGNHDDYETVSQLTKRGTILEDGLLTIEDCKITVGHYYKEYFYEADFNLYGHTIEPGHYKKNKTVCLNGVLNINIIDLSNKNVFHLEYPVGTNESRGVVLKRIGL
- the proS gene encoding proline--tRNA ligase, with the protein product MAKKEKDFVKEITPMEEDFSRWYTDVILKNELVDYSPVKGFMVIRPYGYALWERIQEFADEKFKATGHKNMYFPLLIPESLLTKEKEHVEGFAPEVAWVTHGGSQKLGERLVIRPTSETIICHMYAKWLNSYRDLPYLYNQWCSVVRWEKATRPFLRTSEFLWQEGHTLHETNEEAQAETLQMLDIYRQVAEDLMAIPVITGQKSEKEKFAGAHATYTMEALMHDGQALQAGTSHNLGQHFTKAFDIKFQGRNGQEEHPYHTSWGISTRLIGGLIMVHSDNRGLVLPPKMAPTQVVIIPIAMNKEGVMEKANNLYDSLKAAGIRVELDDNKENSTGWKFNQYEMKGYPIRIEIGPRDIENNQAVAVRRDKLEKETLSLDNIEETISSMLDSMQVDMFEKAKTHRETHTYVVDDYEQYKKDLPNRPGFAKMMWCGDRECEDKLKDETGASIRCIPFEQENLGCKCHICGKEAKHMIYVARAY